In Harmonia axyridis chromosome 6, icHarAxyr1.1, whole genome shotgun sequence, a single window of DNA contains:
- the LOC123682420 gene encoding uncharacterized protein LOC123682420 — MSNPKQKRTAAKGALTRFTTYFNNIKSLTPDQINICELQIRLNAAEKLIHDFNNAQSEIESADQQYDDNIDTLHATERETFENLFYTVTANATKFIFDCNNDQNSAKACTSNQISTNDIKLPSLNLPNFDGAYDQWLFFRDTFISIIHQNSSLSNIQKFHYLRLSLKGTAAETIKALEISANNYDVAWKLITERFENKQILVNNHIKHLFNLPNILRESNQGLRQLLDGLQKHLRALEALKLPIDKWDALIIYLISTKLDHASRPLVEILDKHGNPHDCKVLLDSGSQSNFISERICKILGLQMNKINFSISGINQVKSNINYTTFANIHSKTNDYQTTLPCFVLSNIAGNLPSFTFNKNIVKLPQNITLADPNFHESTPVDLLIGAEIFWELVSIGQIKLGKGQPILQKTKLGWILSGPIQTKKQTNPEYQCNLSINTLELNEQLCKFWEIEQCPEVKYVSEEENACETHFKQNITHRPDGHFSVSLPLKESPVKLGDSKTSSTNRFLALQRKLLKNPELQAQYHDFIKEYLTLNHMSLTDNQTDESGFFLPHHCVLKDTSSTTKLRVVFDGSAKSSSGLSLNDILMVGPTIQDDLFSIVLRFRRHKFVLSADITKMYRQVYINPEHRFLQKILWRFNPNEKISTFTLNTATYGTACAAFLSIRCLHEVAYLHQVEFPKIASIILQDFYVDDLLTGSDSLEELLYIKRILSNLLEQHGFTLRKWVSNFQEIQSQEDFLLTIGSREQNKTLGLLWNSSSDVLTYTISSNNFTEKITKRQILSSICQIFDPLGLLSPATIVAKIILQQLWKLNISWDESIPMDLHSKWLSYRSHLNKLNEIKFPRHIQCSDSTSIELHGFCDASEAAYGACVFIRSIDAFGNYTCNILCAKTRVAPLKQITIPKLELCGATLLSDLMNKVKDSIKISFNKTYYWSDSTIVLAWIRSSPSLLKTFVANRVAQIQNLTDPDCWNYINTSENPADLLSRGVPPTKLINSSLWFHGPKWLVHSDSDWPMNELSIPTPNDLPEMKHIKTFLSIDQNFLENIGRFSSFLKLQRTFAWIVRFKNNLKTEPNSRKLGVLMPSELQESLNLLIRIVQRHAFPQDHNALSKGHNVNYKGNLASLNPFLDSEQIIRVGGRIQNSDFPFRKKHLAVLPANNHFTTLLARHEHIRLLHAGPQLLLASLRERYWPISGRNLVRKVVHECTRCFRFQAKPEQYLMGNLPKERVSPSRPFSISGIDYAGPFSIRDRKTKNYKTTKAYIALFVCLSVKAIHLEVVSDLTSECFLAALRRFFARRGKSATLFSDNGTTFVGANNEIKNFFKHNSEIIANNLTSEGICWNFIPAKAPHFGGIWEAGVKSVKHHLYRVMGDSKLTYEEFSTVLCQIESCLNSRPLYPLSNDPNDTLPLTPAHFLIGGSLNTIPDHNLLDTKMNRLSRFQRCQQILQHFWTKWKNEYISSLQQRTKWKERCNDLLKIGVLVLCKEDGLPPLKWRIGRVIEIHPGKDNIVRAVTIKTATGIFKRPAVKLCVLPNQE, encoded by the exons ATGTCAAACCCTAAACAAAAGAGAACAGCCGCTAAAGGCGCCCTTACACGTTTCACCACTTACTTCAATAACATTAAATCGCTCACACCCGATCAAATAAATATCTGTGAACTGCAAATCAGGTTAAATGCAGCTGAAAAGTTGATACATGATTTCAATAATGCTCAGTCGGAAATAGAATCCGCGGATCAACAATATGACGATAACATAGATACATTACACGCTACAGAACGTGAAACTTTCGAAAATCTCTTTTATACAGTCACAGCAAATGCTACGAAATTCATATTTGATTGCAATAACGATCAAAATTCAGCTAAGGCGTGTACCTCCAATCAAATTTCTACCAACGACATAAAATTACCTTCACTCAATTTACCTAACTTTGATGGAGCATACGACCAATGGCTTTTTTTTCGGGAtacttttatttcaataattcaccAGAACTCTTCCTTGtcaaacattcaaaaatttcattatttgcgcCTTTCTTTGAAGGGTACTGCCGCAGAAACGATCAAAGCCTTAGAAATATCTGCTAATAACTATGATGTTGCCTGGAAACTCATCACTGAACGTTTTGAGAACAAACAGATTTTAGTAAATAATCACATAaagcatcttttcaatttgccTAACATTTTGAGAGAATCTAATCAAGGGCTTAGACAACTTTTAGATGGATTGCAAAAACACTTAAGAGCACTTGAAGCACTTAAACTTCCCATTGATAAATGGGATGCATTAATAATTTACCTAATATCGACAAAATTAGATCACGCTTCCAGGC CACTTGTCGAAATCTTAGACAAACATGGTAATCCACATGACTGCAAGGTTCTGCTCGACTCTGGATCACAGAGTAACTTTATATCCGAAAGAATATGCAAAATACTAGGTttacaaatgaataaaattaatttctctatcTCTGGAATCAACCAAGTCAAGTCCAACATCAACTACACGACATTTGCAAACATTCACTCCAAAACAAACGATTATCAAACAACACTACCATGCTTCGTTCTCTCAAATATTGCTGGTAATTTGCCTTCCTTcacattcaataaaaatattgtgaaaCTCCCGCAAAATATTACTTTAGCTGATCCAAATTTCCATGAATCCACCCCTGTTGATTTACTAATAGGAGCTGAAATCTTCTGGGAACTTGTCAGTATTGGTCAAATAAAACTTGGCAAAGGCCAACCAATTCTCCAAAAAACCAAACTAGGTTGGATTCTTTCGGGACCAATTCAAACGAAAAAGCAAACAAATCCTGAATATCAGTGTAACCTCAGTATTAATACCCTCGAATTGAACGAACAACTCTGCAAGTTTTGGGAGATTGAACAATGTCCGGAAGTGAAGTACGTTTCCGAAGAGGAGAATGCTTGCGAAACTCACTTTAAACAAAACATAACTCACAGACCTGATGGACATTTTTCAGTATCTCTTCCCCTAAAAGAATCACCTGTAAAACTGGGCGATTCAAAGACATCTTCTACCAACAGATTTCTTGCCCTGCAACGAAAACTACTTAAAAATCCAGAATTACAGGCCCAATATCATGATTTTATCAAAGAATATCTTACATTGAATCACATGTCTCTAACTGATAATCAAACGGACGAATCTGGTTTTTTCCTTCCCCACCATTGTGTCCTGAAAGACACCAGCTCTACCACAAAGCTACGTGTTGTCTTCGATGGCAGTGCAAAATCCTCTTCTGGTCTGTCCCTCAATGACATTTTGATGGTAGGTCCAACCATACAGGACGACTTATTCTCAATAGTTCTACGATTCAGAAGACATAAATTCGTTCTTAGTGCCGACATAACCAAGATGTATCGGCAGGTCTACATCAACCCCGAACATCGTTTTCTGCAAAAAATTCTTTGGCGTTTCAATCCAAATGAGAAAATCTCAACCTTCACTCTCAACACTGCTACTTACGGAACTGCCTGTGCAGCTTTCCTGTCTATTCGATGCCTACATGAAGTGGCGTATCTTCATCAAGTTGAATTTCCGAAAATTGCTTCAATCATACTGCAGGATTTTTATGTAGATGATCTACTTACTGGAAGTGATTCACTCGAAGAACTTCTTTACATAAAACGAATTTTATCCAATCTTCTTGAACAGCACGGTTTTACATTGAGAAAATGGGTATCAAACTTTCAAGAAATACAATCACAAGAAGACTTTCTACTCACCATCGGCAGTAGAGAACAAAATAAAACCTTAGGCTTACTATGGAACTCTTCCTCTGATGTTTTAACCTATACTATCTCCAGTAATAATTTTACCGAAAAAATCACAAAACGTCAAATACTGTCATCCATTTGCCAAATTTTCGACCCACTCGGGCTTCTCTCACCTGCTACTATTGTTGCCAAGATCATCTTGCAACAACTGTGGAAATTGAACATCTCTTGGGATGAAAGCATTCCCATGGATCTACATTCGAAATGGCTATCTTATCGTTCACATCTCAACAAACTGAATGAGATTAAATTCCCTCGACATATTCAATGCAGCGATTCTACTTCTATAGAACTACACGGTTTCTGTGACGCCTCAGAAGCTGCATATGGGGCATGTGTATTCATTCGTTCTATTGATGCTTTCGGCAATTATACTTGCAACATTCTTTGTGCAAAAACTAGAGTTGCACCTTTAAAACAAATCACAATACCCAAACTGGAGCTTTGTGGAGCCACACTGTTGTCTGATCTCATGAACAAGGTGAAGGACTCAAtcaaaatatcattcaataaaaCATACTATTGGAGCGACTCCACAATCGTATTAGCTTGGATAAGATCTTCTCCGAGTTTATTGAAAACCTTTGTTGCCAACAGAGTAGCTCAAATTCAGAATTTAACCGATCCCGATTGTTGGAATTACATAAACACCTCAGAAAATCCCGCAGACTTACTGTCACGAGGAGTACCCCCTACAAAACTCATTAATTCCAGTCTTTGGTTCCATGGTCCCAAGTGGCTTGTCCACTCGGACAGCGATTGGCCAATGAATGAACTTTCAATCCCTACACCAAATGATCTTCCCGAAATGAaacatataaaaacttttctcaGTATCGATCAAAACTTCCTGGAAAATATCGGCAGATTTTCATCCTTCTTGAAATTACAAAGGACATTCGCCTGGATAGTTCGTTTTAAAAATAACCTCAAGACTGAACCCAATTCCAGAAAACTTGGTGTTTTAATGCCTTCAGAACTCCAAGAATCCTTGAATCTATTGATACGCATTGTCCAAAGGCACGCTTTCCCTCAAGATCATAATGCTCTTTCCAAGGGACACAACGTCAATTACAAAGGTAATCTCGCAAGTCTGAACCCATTCTTGGACAGTGAACAAATCATCAGAGTTGGTGGTAGAATACAAAATTCGGACTTCCCCTTCCGCAAAAAACACCTAGCCGTGCTACCAGCCAACAATCATTTCACGACTCTTTTAGCTCGACATGAACATATTCGCCTATTGCATGCCGGTCCACAGCTATTATTAGCATCTCTAAGAGAAAGATACTGGCCAATCTCTGGTCGAAATCTCGTAAGGAAGGTCGTACACGAATGTACACGATGTTTTCGCTTCCAAGCGAAACCCGAACAATATCTTATGGGTAATCTTCCCAAAGAACGAGTTTCGCCATCGCGTCCATTCTCGATATCTGGCATTGACTATGCAGGTCCATTTTCAATCAGAgacagaaaaacaaaaaattataaaactacGAAGGCTTATATAGCTCTTTTTGTATGTCTCAGTGTTAAGGCAATTCATCTAGAGGTTGTGAGTGATCTAACCTCCGAATGTTTTTTAGCTGCTTTGAGGAGATTTTTTGCGAGACGTGGAAAATCGGCTACCTTATTTTCAGATAATGGCACTACATTTGTAGGggcgaataatgaaataaaaaacttcttTAAACATAATAGTGAAATCATTGCAAACAATTTAACCTCTGAAGGAATTTGCTGGAACTTCATTCCGGCAAAGGCACCCCACTTTGGTGGTATTTGGGAGGCTGGTGTAAAATCAGTGAAACATCATCTATATAGGGTGATGGGAGATTCAAAATTAACCTACGAAGAATTTTCTACGGTATTATGTCAAATAGAATCTTGCTTGAATTCCCGCCCACTTTATCCTCTTTCTAATGACCCAAATGATACATTACCTCTCACCCCTGCGCATTTCTTAATTGGTGGATCTTTAAACACCATACCTGACCACAATTTGCTAGATACGAAAATGAATCGTCTCTCACGATTCCAAAGATGCCAGCAAATTCTGCAACACTTCTGGACCAAATGGAAAAATGAATACATATCCAGCTTGCAACAGCGTACGAAATGGAAGGAGCGCTGCAATGATTTGCTGAAGATTGGTGTTCTCGTACTGTGCAAGGAAGATGGGCTTCCCCCTCTAAAATGGAGAATTGGGAGAGTCATCGAGATCCATCCGGGAAAAGACAACATCGTCCGAGCCGTCACCATCAAAACCGCCACTGGTATCTTCAAACGACCAGCGGTGAAACTGTGTGTCCTACCAAATCAAGAATAG